The DNA sequence CCCCGCTGGTGGCGCGCCAGGGCCTCCTCCGGGCGCATCCAGACCACCTCCAGCGCCTCGTCCTCGTCCGGGGTGGCCTCCAGGGGGGCTAGGTCCTCCGCCAGAAAGACGTGGCAGACCTCATCGGTGAAGCCCGGGGAGACGTAGAACCGGAAGAGGTAGGTGAGCCGCCCCGCAAGGCCCGCTTCTTCCGCGAGCTCCCGCCTGGCCGCCTCCAAAGGGGTCTCCCCCTCCTCTATGAGCCCGGCGGGAAGCTCCAGGGGCCGGCCTCCCACCGCCACCCGGTCCTGCCGCACGAAGAGCATCTCCTCGCCCCGGAAGGCGATCACGGCCACCGCGGGCTTGTGCTCCACGATCTCGTACCGGCCCTCGAGGGCCAGGTTCAGGATGCGGCCCCGGTACAGGTATTCCCTCACCCCTTCATCTTACCAGCGCCGAACCCCAAGAAGGCCTTGGGCACGGCCCCTTTGGGCGCCTAATACCCTTTTCCGCTGTTTCCTTCACGTACGAGGGTCCGTAAGTGAAGCTTGGGAAAGGCTTTACCGGGGCCCCCATCCTGGCGCGGGGCCTGGATGGGGTGGTATAAATACCCCACCCCAGTTTGCGCTGGGGTGGGGCGACCGGAAAGACCTTACTGCCGGAGGGCCTCTATGGTGGCGGTGAGGACGGCCCGGGTGAAGCTGGGGTTGTGGACGCCCTTGCTCCCGTCGTTGGAGATCAGGAGGTAGTTCCAGCTGGCCCGGACGATGGGGTCAGAGGTGGGGAAGACGGGCTTGCCCTGGGCGTTCTTGATGTCCCCGAGCTGGCTGATCAGGACGCTTCCGTCCGTGAGGGTCATCCGGAAGGCGATCTGGCCCGCCACGCTCATGACCTCCACCCGGTAGACCGGAGCCTTCACCGGTACGTTCTCCGTGAACTTGCCCGTGTTCGGGTCGTAGGCCCGGACAGTCTTGATCTCGTCCCGCACCTTCAGGACCCGGGCGTTGATCTGGCTCCGGAGGAGGGAGAGGAGGTGCTCGGTGTTCTCCTGGACCATCTCCTCGGTGTACTTGGCCCCGTGGCAGGAGGCGCAGAGGTTCTCCGGCACCTTGAAGGTGTGCCGGGTGTAGTCCCCCTCGTGCAGGGTCATGTGGCAGGTGGTGCAGGAGTTCCCGGTGAAGAAGGCGTGGGGGTTCGGCCACTCCTTGGTGTCGTCCACGAAGAAGGCGTTCTTACCCAAAAGGACGTCCCCCTGGCTCGAGGCGTGGGGGTAGGTGTAGCGGCCGGGGTCCTGGGTGTTCCAGACGATGCGGCCGTTGCGGGTGTTGTGGCAGGTGATGCAGAGCGCCCCCTCGCCCACCGCGGTGGCCTTGAAGCCGGCGGGAAGCATGGGGGTGTCGTGGACGATGCGCAGGTCCCCGTCCTCCGTGTGGCAGGCGGCGCACCCCACGGGCTTGACCTTATCCTTGGTCAGCCCCAGGCCCTGCAGGTAAGGGATGTCCGCGGGGGAGCCGTCCGGCTTGGTCAGGTTGCCGGGGTTGTTCCGCTTGGTGAGCTGCTCCACCCAGGCCACGAAGCCCTGCTCGCTGTGGCAGCGGGCGCAGTGGGCGGCGTTTGCGCCCCGCACCTCCACCGTGGCCTCCTGGAGGGTGGCCTGGTTGTTGTGGCCGCTTTTCTCCCACTCCTTCTGGATGGCCTCCTTATCCGCCACGGCGAACAGGAGACCAAAGCCGAGGATGAGGGGCCAGAAGCGTTTCATACCGCACCTCCGCCCTCATTCTTACCCGTGAGCGTGGCGTGTCAAGGGTAAGATGTCCCTCCCCGCAGGCGGTTGTAGAGGAAGAGGCCCAGATAGGCCAGGCCCAGCTCCGGGCTTGGCCTAAAGGTGAGGCTCAGGGCGAAGGCGTGGAAGAGGAGGGCCTCGAGGGCGGCCAGGGGCCTCCTCCGCCACAGGCCGAGCCAGGGCCTCCCTTGCCGCAGGGCCAAAAGCCCCAGGTAGGGGAGGTAGGGCCAGGGGCCCGTCCCCACCCCTAAGGCGGTGAGGCCCAGGCCCAAAAACCCCACCCCCCGCAGGAGGGGCAGGGGGTCGGAAAGGGCGATCCGGTCCCAGGAGAAGGCCTCCTCCGGCCAGGGGCGGAGGTCCAAAAGGAGCCTTTGCCCCTCGTGCCCCCCCAGGTAGGTCCGGGGATCGGGGGCCCCCAGGGGGAGGAGGGCCTCGGGCCGCTCCCGGGCCAGGCGGAAGAGGAGGGGGTCCAAAGGCCGCCCGTCCACCAGGAGCCAGGCGTGGGGCCTCCCCGTGAGGAGGAAGCCCGAGGCCATCTCGAGCCGGTGCCCCCGCTCCAGGAGGAAGGGGGCCCAGTCCTCGGGGGGAAGGGCCTCCAGCTCGCCGAAGCTGCCCCCCTCCAGGGGGTAGGTCCTGAGGTGAAAGGCCAGCCGGACCCGCTCCCCCGGCCTCACCCTTAGCCGGAGGCGGGGCACCCCCTCCTCAAAGAAGGCCAGAGGGGTGTGGCTGATCTCCAGCTGGGAGACCTCCTGGCCCGGCCTCGAGGCGGGCAGGGGCAGGACGACCTCCTCGCCGAAGGCGGTGTAGTAGAGAAAGGCCCGCACCCTTCCAGCTTACCCGGGGCCTTGCCGTAGAATGCCCCCCATGAGAAGGCGGCTCCTCACCCCGGGCCCGGTGGAGCTCCACCCCCGGGCCCTGGCCGCCCTTTCCCGGCCCCAGCTCCACCACCGCACGGAGGAGGCCAGGAGGGCGTTTCTGAACGCGCGCGCCGGGCTCAAGCGGGCCTTCGGCACCGAGGGCGAGGTTCTGCTCCTCACGGGGAGCGGCACCCTGGCCATGGAGGCCTTGGTCCTCAACCTCTTCGCCCCGGGCGACCGGGTCCTGGTCCCGGTTACGGGGAAGTTCTCGGAGCGCTGGGCGGAGATCGCCCTAGCCCTGGGGCTTTCCGTGGACCGGCTGGACCTCCCCTGGGGCGGGCCCATCCCGCCGGAGGCGGTGGCCCGGCCGGGCTACCGGGGCCTCCTCCTCACCCACTCCGAGACCTCCACCGGCGCCTTAAACCCCGTGGGGGTCCTGGCCCGGGCCTTCCGGGAGCGGAACCCGGAGGGGCTGGTGGTGGCGGACATGGTGACCAGCCTCCTCCTGACCCAGGTGGGCCTCGAGGACCTGGGGGTGGACGCGGCGGCGAGCGGGAGCCAGAAGGGCCTGATGTGCCCCCCCGGCCTGGCCTTCGCCGCCCTTTCCCCCCGGGCCCTGGAGGCCCTACGGCCCCGGGGGTACTACCTGAACCTGAAGCGGGAGCTCGAGGCCCAGAAGGAGGGGGAAAGCGCCTACACCCCGGCCATCAACCTGGTCCTGGCGGTGGAGGCGGTCTTGGAGGAGGTCCTTCCCCGCCTCGAGGACCACCTGGCCCTCAAGGCCTGGCAGAACGACCTCCTCTACCGGGTGGGGGAGGGCCTGGGGCTTCGGCCAGTCCCAGAGGAGAAGAGCCCGGCCACCACCGCCTTTTACCTGCCCGAGGGAATCCCCTACGCCCGGGTCAAGGAGGCCTTCGCCCGAAGGGGCGCGGTGGTCGCCGGGGGGCAGGGCCCCCTGAAGGGGCGCATCCTCCGGGTCTCCCTGATGGGCTACTTTGACCGGTACGACGCCCTAGGGGTGGCGGAGCTCTTCCGGGAGGCCTGGGGCGAGCTAGGCCTCAGCTGAACTCGGCGAGCTTCCGGAGCATCTCCTCCCGGGTGTAGACCGCCCGGGCCCCGCCCACCAGCTTGGGCCGGGTCCGGGCCGCGAGGAGGACCGCCTGGCCGATCCTCCGCACGGGAAGCCGCACGGGGACCGCCACCGGCCTCAGGTGCATCCCGATCAGCACCCCGCCGATGTCCATTCCCCCGTGGGCCTGGGCCTTCAGGGACTCCACCATCACCGGGTCCTCCATCCTGAGGAAGGCCAGGGTGGCCAGGGCTCCCCCCGCCTTGGGGTGGGGGAAGACGGTCACCTCCTCCAGCCCGTAGGCTTGCGCCGTCTTTCGCTCCACCACCAGGGCCCGGTTCAGGTGCTCGCACCCCTGGACCGCCAGGTGGACCCCCCGCGCCCGCAGGAAGGGCAGGACGACCTCCAGGAGGGCCTCCGCCACCTCGAGGCTGGGGCGGCTTCCCACCCGCTCCCCCAGGACCTCGCTGGTGGACCCCCCCAGGACGAAGAGCCCCCCTTCGGGGAAGGGGGCCTCAAAGTAGGCCCTCAGGGCCTCCTCCATCTCCCGCTGGATTTCCATGCCTTCATCTTATTCCCCGCGCCTTCCTCGGCTAAGGGTCTTGCTTACAGCTTTCCGGCACCCAGGGAAACCCCCGGTGGCCCGCTTGCCGCCCCAAGGGGTGCGCATTGCCATGAAGGCCGATGGGGTCTTTGCACTCCACAGGGGTCTATCTGTTAAGCCAGGGAACGGACTCCGTCCCCGCTACGGTCTACCGGCTCGCTCCCTAAGCGTCCCCCCAGTTCCCCCGCGCCCGTGGCCGCCTTTTCTGGAAAGGCCCGCGCGGGGGAGCGCTCTTTTGGGGTGCCGGGTGTAGCATGGATTGAGGATGAGCCCAAGAAGAACCCTAAGGGAGGCCATAGAGGAGGTGCTTCGCGAAGAGGACGGGGTCGTGTCAAGAGTTTTGTGTAAGCCTCTGTGTAAGGGGGCCATACCGCTCCTCAAGCTTCTTTTCCAACACCTCCCGGGCTTCACCAAACCCCCTCAACCTCCGCTCACCCCACCTCGTCTCCTGACGCTCGGACTCCAGGTACAACAGCTTGTAGACCGCCGCCTCAGAAGGAAACTTGTGGTCCCGCACCTTCGTCCCACGCCTCACCTCCCGGATAAACCGCTCCATCAAGTTGGTGCTGCGAAGGTACCCCCAAAGCTCCCGGGGATACTCGTAGAACCGCAGGAAGGCCCCCGAGTCTTCCAACCACATCCCCACCGCCCGTGGGTACCGCGCACCCCACGCCTTCCTCAACTCCTCCAGCGCCTCTAGCGCCTTGGCCCGGCTCTCGGCCTCGTACACCCGCTTCAGCTCCTCCCGGTGTTCTCCTGACGGAGAAGCAGCCGCGAATAGGGCCCGGTCCCGCGGTTTCACCTGACCCAGACTCCACCGCACCCCGTGCACCACGCACCGCTGCCACTGGGCCAGCGGGTAGACCCTGGCGATGGCTTCAGCTAAGCCGGGTAGGCCGTCGGTGATGAAGAGCAACACCCGCTCCAGCCCCCGCTCCCTCAGCTCCCGGAGCACACCCTCCCAGGCGGTGGCGTTCTCCGAGGGAAAGAGCCAGTATCCCAGGACCCTGCGTTCCCCCTCCGGACTGACCCCCAGGGCCACGTAGACCGAGGCCCGGACCACGCCTTCCCCCTCCTGAAAGACCTTGAGGGAAAATCCGTCCAGGTAGACAAAGGCCAGCTCCGGGGGCAGGGGCCTTCGGCGAAAGGACTCGGCCGCCTCCAAAACCTGGTCGGTGAGGGCGCTCAGGGTCTCGTGGGAGTAGCGGTGACCGAGGAGGAGGCCCAGGATCTCGGCCGCCTTGCGGTGGCTGACCCCGGAGGCGTAGAGAGCAATGGCCACATCACCCACGTCCACCAGCCGGCGCTGGTAGGGGACGAAGAAGGAAGGGTAGTACCGGCCTTCCCGGTCCCTGGGGATGGAGAGGTCCACCTGGCCGAAGCGGGTCTGGAGGGTGCGGCGGTAGTGGCCGTTTTTCCTGCCGCCGTTCTCCCGCAGGAAAGCTTCTTGGTCCAGGTGGAGAAGGAGCTGGATCACCTCGGCCACCGTCCCCCTCACGGCTTCCCTGAGGATGGCTTGTAGGGTATCCTGGTCCACGGGGCACCTCCTTTCGCTCGTCGTGCCCCCCTATTCCTTCGTGTGCTACCTCATAGCTCCACCCCCGCCATCTTGAGCAGCAGCCGACTGCGGATCAGGTTGTGCACCAGGACGATGAGGTTCACCCGCGAGACCAGCCCCCAAAAGGACCGGGCCGACAGACGGTGAAGCCCCAGGGAACGGACCATCACGCTGAACCGCGTCTCTATCCAGTTCCGCACCCGACCCATCCAACCCCGCCATCCCGTCTCCACCACCCTTCCCCCACGCAACCGGTAAGGGGGCGTTTTGACCCCGGGGACCCAGCGAAACCCCCGGTCCCCAAGAACCGCAGGGAGACCCTCCAAAAGCTCTTCTCCCCAGGTCTCCCGAGCGTTGCCGGGCAGAAGACTCCAGCGAAAGAAAAGACCCCGGTCGTTCATAACGGCCATCAGCACGTACCCCGCAAAGCCCCCTAGGGGCCCTACCCCCACCCCGGATCCGGGAAGGTCAAACCCGTGGATGCGGTGGCCGTGGGCCAGGGGGATGGGCTTAAGGTCCACGACTTGGACCAGGCCTTCTCCCTGAGCCAGGCGGGTGGCCAGATGGGCCAGGAGGGGTGCGCTGTTGACCAGGACCCGGTAGAAGCGGGAGAGGTGGGGTAGGGAGGGGAAGAAGGGCTTCAGGAGTGTTTTGGCGGCCAGGTAGCCTTTGCTGAAGTCCTGACCCTGGAGCAGGAGGAAGATGGCCAAGGTGATGAGCTCTGCCAGGGTGGCCTTCTGGTGCTTCTGGGGCCTAGGGAGGCGGAAGCCTTGCTCCCTTAGGGCCTTGAGCTCATCGTCTACCCAGACGTATATGGCGACCAGGGCGGTTTCTGCGTCAAGATAGTAAAGGGGGTGCTCACGGTCGGGTCCCATGGCACCCCCCCTTTTGCCACAATCAGGAGGGGTAGATCAAGTAGCACACGAAGGAATCTGAAAGCCTCCGAACGCTTCGGGACATAGACCCACTGGCCGTTCACCTCCTCCCTACCTGGAGGAACCTCCACCGCCAACGAGCCGCTCCCCAAGGAAGAGCCCGGGAGAAACTCGTTGCCTGAGTCGTCCACCACCACATACTCGTACCCTACTAAATACCCACCCGGGGCTCCCGCGTCCACTTGGACGTACGCGGTGTTCCCCACCACGGTGATCTTGCCCTGGTCGTCCACCTCGTACCCCAGCTGGGCCGGCTCGAGCATGACCTGGTAAGGAGTATTCTTCAGAAAGACGTCCGAACAGGACGAGAGCGCCAAGGCCAGGGGAACCGCCAAAAGAAGCTTGAATCCCTTCATACTCTCACCCCATCATCTCCTCTCGCCACTTGGGATTAAGTATAGCAAAAGAGAGCCGCGCAAGCCCCGCCAGGAAGTCCACGTTCTCCACCGCCACCTCCTTGGGCACCTCGAGCACCGCGGGGGCGAAGTTGAGGATGCCCTTGATCCCCGCCGCCACCAGGAGGTCCGCCGCCTCCTGGGCCGCCTCCCGGGGGACGGTGAGGAGGGCGATCTCTATCCGGCCCGGCACCCTCTGGGGCAGGGCCTCTACCGGCTCTATGACCCCGCCCCGCACGGGCCGGCCCACCTTCGCCGGGTCCACGTCAAAGAAGCCCCTCAGCTCAAAGCTCTCCCCGAAGCCCGGGTAGTCGGCGAGGGCGCTCCCCAGCCGGCCCATGCCCACGATGGCCAGGCCCCACCTCCGGTTCAGGCCCAGGATGTGGCGGAGCTCCCGCTTCAAAACGGGCACCGTGTACCCCACACCCCGGGTACCATAGGAGCCGAAGTAGGAAAGGTCCTTGCGCACCTGGAAGGCCGTCACCTGGGCGAGCTCCCCCAGCTGCTCCGAGCTGGTGCGCATGATCCCCTCCTGCTCCAGCTCCTCCAGGATGCGCAAATAGGTGACCAGGCGGCTGATGGCGGCGCTGGGGACCTTCATCGCACCTCCACCGGAGAGAGGCCCATCCCCTCCAGGCGCGCCCTCAGGGCCTCCTTGTTCTCCTCTGAAACCGGCCCCACCTGGACCCGGTAAAGCCCGTCCTTCCGCACCACGGCGGGGATGCCCGCCTCCTTGAGCCGGGAGGCCAGGGCCAAGGCGTTCTCCTCCTTCTGGAAGGCCCCCACCTGGAGGTAGGCCCCAGAGACGGGGGCCTGGCCCCGGTAAACCTGCGGGTTGTAGGCGGAGAGGGCCTGGGCGGCCCGCCGGGCCTCCTCCTCGCTGGCGTAGGGCCCCACCACCACCCGGGTGTAGGCCCCGGCGGCCTCGAGGCGCACGTTGAAGCCTTTCTGGGAGAGCTCCCGGGAAAGCCGGAGGGCGTTCTCCGGGTTGGAGAAGGAGCCCACCGCCACCCTCCAGACCCCGGAGGCGGGGCGCGCCTCGGGGGCGGGGCTTTCGGACCGGGAAGGGGCCTGGGAAACCTGGGAAGCCTGAGGAGCCTGGGGGGCCCGCGGGGCCTCGGGGGCCTCGGGGGCCTCGGCCGGGGCCTGGGGAAGGGGAAGGACGGTCACCACCGGCTCGGAAGAGGCGGGCTCTGAGGAGGGCCGCGCCCCGGAAGGCGGGGCGGGCAAGGGGGTGGAGGCCGGGGCGGAAGGCGCGGAAGGGGCAGGGGCGGGGGTGCGGGCGAAGGGGTTAATCCCGGTCAGGTAGAGGACGATCCCCGCCACCACCAGGGCGATGAGCAGGAAGATCAGGGCGTCCAGCCAGTTCTCCCGAAGCCACCCCATGCTTCACCTCAGGAGGGAGCGGGCCGGAGCGTAGCCCAGCTCCGCCGCCCGCTTCCAGGCCCGCACCGCCTCCTCCTCCCGCCCCAGGGCCCGGAGGGCGATCCCCAGGTTGTACCAGGCGGGGGCGAGCCGGCTGGACCTTTCCAGGACCTCCCGCAGGAGGAGCTCCGCATCCGAAGGCCGGCCCAGGGCCAGGTAGGCCGCGGCCAGGTTCGCCCCCACCTCCGGGGCCCGGCCTTCCAGGTAAAGGGGCTGGAGGACCTCCACCGCCTTCTCCGGCCGGCCCTGGTCCAGGTAGACCTGGCCCAAAAGGGCGCGGGCCTCGGGCTCGAGCCGGTCCTGCAAAAGCCTCTCCGCCTCGGCCAGGCGGCCCAGCCGGTAGGCGGCCTGGGCCTGGAGGAGGACCCCAGGGGGCCCCGCCTCCTTGGCGTAGGCGTAGGCGGAGGCGGCATCCCCCAGGCTCAGCTGGGCCGCGGCCAGGGCCAGGGCCACCTCGGGCTCCTGGGCGGCCCGGTAGGCCTGGAGGAGGAAGGGAAGGGCGGCCCTGGGGTCCTTGGCCTCGAGGCGCCGCTTGCCCAGGAGGTAGGCCGCGGGCCAAAAGCCCGGGTCCTGGGCCAGGGCCTCCTGCAGGGGCCGGTCCTCCCCGCTCAGAAGGCCCTTGCGGTACAGGAGGAGGGCCCGCCCCTTCCCCTCCACCTGGGCCAGGCCCCGGTCCAGCTCCCGCAGGGCCCGCGCCTTCAGCCCCTCCTTGGCCAGGATCTGGGCCAAAAGGTCCCAGGCCTGGGCCTCCTTGGGGGCGCGGTTCAGGACCTCGTAGAGGACGGGGACCGCCTCCGCGTTTTGGCCCGCCTCCAAAAGCGTCTGGGCCAGGACCAGCCGGTAGCGGAGGGAGCGCTCGGGGGAAAGCCCCTTCTTCAGGGTCTCGGCCGCCTCCTTGGCCTTGCCCAGGCCCCGCTGGGCCTCCGCCAGGGCCAAATAGACCTCCTCGGTAGGGGCGAGGTCAAGGGCCTTGGAGAGGGCCTCCGCCGCCTCCTCGAGCCGGCCCAGGCGCAGGTCCACCAGGCCGAGGTTGTAGAACCCCTCGGGCCGGTTCGGAAAGAGCAGGGCCATCTGGGCGAAGGCGAACCGGGCCTCCTCCAGCCGGCCCAGCCGGACCAGGGCCACCCCCAGGCCCAGGTGGGCCTCGGGCCGGGCGTAGTCCTGGGCCAAGGCCTCCTCAAAGAGGGCCGCGGCCCGGTCGTACGCCCCCTTTTCCAAGGCGGCCTGGGCCTCCTCGAGGGAAGCGGCCAGGGCCAGTCCGAATGCGAGGGTGAAAGCGAGATACCTGGGAATCATAGGCCTCCCCTATTTAGGTCAAGTCTAGCACAAGGCGCGGTCTGGTATGCTGGATTCGTGAACCTGGACGCACCCCGGGTCCTGGTCCTGAACGCCGCCTACGAGGTCCTGGGCCTGGCCAGCGTGAAGCGGGGGGTCCTGCTCGTCCTCTCCGGGACGGCGGAGATGCTGGAGGAAAGCGGGGAGCACCTGCACACCCCCAGCACCCGGATCCCCGTCCCCAGCGTCATCCGCCTGAGGCGGATGGTCCGGCGGCCCCGGACGCAGGTGGCCCTGAACCGGCGCAACATCCTGCGCCGGGACCGGTACACCTGCCAGTACTGCGGCCGCCAGGGCGGGGAGCTCACCGTGGACCATGTCCTGCCCAAGAGCCGGGGGGGGCGGAGCACCTGGGAGAACCTGGTCACCGCCTGCCGGGCCTGCAACCTCAAGAAGGGGGGGCGGACCCCGGAGGAGGCGGGGATGCGGCTTCTGCGGCCGCCCCAGGCCCCCAGGCTCCCCCTCTTCCTGGCCGACTTCAAGGAGGTCCCCGAGGCCTGGAGGCCCTACCTGGGCCTTTGAGGGGCCAGGGTGAGGAGGACGGCCAGGAGGATCAGGGCCGCGCCCAGATACCCCCATAGGGGAAGCCGTTCCCCCCACCAGAGGTAGGCCACCCCCGCGGCCACCACGGGCTCGAGGGTGGCCAGGACGCTGGCCCGGGTGGCGGAAAGGAGCCGGAGGCCGGCGTAGTAGGCCAGGTAGGCCCCGTAGGTGGAGAAAAGGGCCAGGAAGCCCACCGCCCCCAGGGCAGGCCAGGAGAGGGGGTGGAAGTCCAAAAAGGGCAGGAGGCCCAAGGCCCCCACGGGAAGGAGGTAGACGAAGAGGGTGGGGGTCTCGTACCGGGGCAGGAAGACCTTGCCGAAGATGTAGTAAAGGGCGTAGGAGAAGCCGGAAAGGAGGCCGAAGAGGATTCCCCAGGGGTCGGGCCTGGCCTCCCCTCCCCAGCCCACGAGCCAGACCCCGAGCAGGGTGAGGAGGAGGGCCACCCCTCCCCTTCCGCCCAGGGGCTCCCGGAAAAGAGCCCAGGAGAGGAGGGCCACCCAGGCGGGGGCGGTGTAGAGGAGGACGCTGGCCAGGGCCGCCCCCGCCCGGCTCACCGCCAGCTGGTAGGCCCCGTAGAAGAGGGAGACCCCCACCAGGCCGAAGAGGAGGACCCAGGGGAGGTCCTTCCCCTCCACCCGAAGCCGGCCCCGGAGGAGGGCGTGGAGGAGGAAGAGGGGCCAGGCCAAAACCGCCCGGTAAAACGCCACCTCCAGCGGGGAAAGCCCCGCCTCAAAAGCCAGCCGGGCCACCGGCCCGAGAAGCCCCCAAAGCGCCGCCGCCAGGAACAAGTACCCCGCCCCCATGGCTTGCCAGTATACTCATGGGGGTTCGTATGGGACGCACCTGGTTCGTGCTCCTCGTCCTGGCCCTGGTGGGCCTCTTCGCCGCCCTGAACTGGGGCGAGTTCACCCGGCCCGCCTCCTTGTCCTTGGGCCTGACCCGGGTGGAGGCCCCCCTGGGGGTGGTCCTCCTGGGCTTGATCGTCTTCCTCTCCCTCCTCTACCTGGTCTTCACCATCGGCCTCGAGACCGCCGCCCTGTTGGAGGTCAAGCGCTACGCCCGGGAGATGCTCCAGTACAAGAAGCTGGCCGAGGAGGCGGAGGAGAGCCGCTACACCGAGCTCAGGAAATTCCTCGAGGCCGAGCTCAAGCGCCTGGAGGAGGCGGAAAAGGCCGAGATCGCCGCTTTGGCGGCCCGGGTGGAGGAGGTCCTGGAGAAGCACGGGAACACCCTGGCCGCCTACATCGGCGAGCTGGAGGACACCCTCCTCCGCCTCCTAAAGAAAGGCCCCGGGGAAGGACCCGGGGCCTGAAGCCACTTGGCCTGCGAGGTCTTGCCCCCCAGATTGGCCCAAGCCAAGCTGGGGCGGCGCTACTCCACCAGCTCCACCAGGGCCAGCTGGGTCCCGTCCCCCTTGCGGCGCTCGGCCAGCTTGAGGACCCGGGTGTAGCCGCCCGGCCGGTCCTTGTACCTGGGGGCGATCTCGTCAAAGAGGCGGCGGACCAGCTTCACGTCCTGCAGGTCCCTCAGGACCAGGCGGCGGGCGTGGAGGTCCCCCCGCTTGGCCAGGTGGATGAGGTGGTCCACGAAGCCGGTGAGCTCCTTGGCCTTGGGAATGGTGGTGGTGATGCGGCCGTGGGTGAGAAGACTCTTCGCCTGGTTGCGGAAAAGGGCCAGGCGGTGAGCCGAGTGCCGGTTGAGCTTGCGTCCCGCTTTGAGGTGGCGCATGGTCTCACTCCTTTAGGGAGAGGCCCCACTTGGCCAGGGCCTCCTTGATCTCCTCCAGGCTCCGGTCCCCGATGCCGGGGATGTTCCGGAGATCCCTCAGGTTGAGGGCGAGCAGGGCCCGCACCGACTCAATCCCCTCCTCCTTCAGGCTGTGCAGGACCCGGGTGGAGAGGCCGAGGTCGTCCACGGGGATGTCCGGGACCTCCTCCTCCTCCTTGGGCTTCTCCACCACCGGCTCCTCCACCCGGCCGGGGGCCTGGGGGGCCTTCTGGAAGTAGGAGAGGTGCTCCTGCAGGATGGCCACCGCCTGCTCCAGGGCCTCGAGGGGGGTGACGGAGCCGTCGGTCCAGATGCGGAGGGTGAGCTTGTCCAGGTCGGTCCTCTGGCCCAGGCGGGTGTCCTCCACCTGGAAGGCCACCCGGCGCACCGGGGAGAAGAGGGCGTCCACGGGGATGGAGTTGATCCGGTCCTTGATCCCGTGCTTCTCGGCCGGAACGTACCCCACCCCCCGGTCCACCCGGACCTCCATGTGGAGCTTCCCGCCCTCCTCCAAGGTGGCGATGGGCAGGAAGGGGTTCAGGATCTGCACGTCCGGCGGGGCCTCGAACTCCCCCGCCCGGACCACCTTGGGCCCCTGGGCCCGGAGGGTGAGGGTGACGGTCTGGGTGCCAGGGTCCAGGAACTTGACCACCAGCTCCTTCAGGTTGAGGATGATCTCCACCACGCTCTCCTTCACCCCGGGGATGGTGGAGAACTCGTGCAGGACGTCCTCAATGTAGACGCTGGTGACCGCGGTCCCCGGGATGGAGGAAAGGAGGATGCGGCGGAGGGGGTTGCCCAGGGTCACGCCGAACCCCCGTTCCAGGGGCTCGAGGACGAACTCCCCGTAGTCCTTGCCCTGGACGCGGGCGGTGAACACGGGGGCTTTCAGCTTGCTTTCCAAGGCTCCC is a window from the Thermus filiformis genome containing:
- a CDS encoding DNA-directed RNA polymerase subunit alpha; protein product: MESKLKAPVFTARVQGKDYGEFVLEPLERGFGVTLGNPLRRILLSSIPGTAVTSVYIEDVLHEFSTIPGVKESVVEIILNLKELVVKFLDPGTQTVTLTLRAQGPKVVRAGEFEAPPDVQILNPFLPIATLEEGGKLHMEVRVDRGVGYVPAEKHGIKDRINSIPVDALFSPVRRVAFQVEDTRLGQRTDLDKLTLRIWTDGSVTPLEALEQAVAILQEHLSYFQKAPQAPGRVEEPVVEKPKEEEEVPDIPVDDLGLSTRVLHSLKEEGIESVRALLALNLRDLRNIPGIGDRSLEEIKEALAKWGLSLKE
- a CDS encoding tetratricopeptide repeat protein translates to MIPRYLAFTLAFGLALAASLEEAQAALEKGAYDRAAALFEEALAQDYARPEAHLGLGVALVRLGRLEEARFAFAQMALLFPNRPEGFYNLGLVDLRLGRLEEAAEALSKALDLAPTEEVYLALAEAQRGLGKAKEAAETLKKGLSPERSLRYRLVLAQTLLEAGQNAEAVPVLYEVLNRAPKEAQAWDLLAQILAKEGLKARALRELDRGLAQVEGKGRALLLYRKGLLSGEDRPLQEALAQDPGFWPAAYLLGKRRLEAKDPRAALPFLLQAYRAAQEPEVALALAAAQLSLGDAASAYAYAKEAGPPGVLLQAQAAYRLGRLAEAERLLQDRLEPEARALLGQVYLDQGRPEKAVEVLQPLYLEGRAPEVGANLAAAYLALGRPSDAELLLREVLERSSRLAPAWYNLGIALRALGREEEAVRAWKRAAELGYAPARSLLR
- a CDS encoding DMT family transporter, coding for MGAGYLFLAAALWGLLGPVARLAFEAGLSPLEVAFYRAVLAWPLFLLHALLRGRLRVEGKDLPWVLLFGLVGVSLFYGAYQLAVSRAGAALASVLLYTAPAWVALLSWALFREPLGGRGGVALLLTLLGVWLVGWGGEARPDPWGILFGLLSGFSYALYYIFGKVFLPRYETPTLFVYLLPVGALGLLPFLDFHPLSWPALGAVGFLALFSTYGAYLAYYAGLRLLSATRASVLATLEPVVAAGVAYLWWGERLPLWGYLGAALILLAVLLTLAPQRPR
- the rplQ gene encoding 50S ribosomal protein L17 — its product is MRHLKAGRKLNRHSAHRLALFRNQAKSLLTHGRITTTIPKAKELTGFVDHLIHLAKRGDLHARRLVLRDLQDVKLVRRLFDEIAPRYKDRPGGYTRVLKLAERRKGDGTQLALVELVE
- a CDS encoding HNH endonuclease, with protein sequence MNLDAPRVLVLNAAYEVLGLASVKRGVLLVLSGTAEMLEESGEHLHTPSTRIPVPSVIRLRRMVRRPRTQVALNRRNILRRDRYTCQYCGRQGGELTVDHVLPKSRGGRSTWENLVTACRACNLKKGGRTPEEAGMRLLRPPQAPRLPLFLADFKEVPEAWRPYLGL